The genomic stretch GAATGTTGGTGGAGAAGTATTGTGTTATGTTTATTAATAAAAAGGGCGGAAAATGTCACGAATAGGAAAATTACCAATAGATATACCACAAGGGGTTACAGTTACTGTAAATCCTGATAACACGGTCGTAGTTAAAGGTCCGAAGGGAGAACTTTCTCAGGACGTACACGGAGATATGATCGTGAAAGTGGAAGGAGCTCACGTTATCGTAGAGCGTCCGTCAGAAGATAAAGCTCATAAAGCCATGCACGGTTTGTATCGTGCCTTGATTCACAACATGGTTGTAGGTGTTTCTGAAGGTTACACGATCAAACAAGAGTTGGTCGGAGTAGGTTACAGAGCAAATGCTGAAGGTCAAGTTCTTGAATTGGGATTAGGTTATTCACACGGAATCTTCATGGTGTTACCGAACGAAGTGAAAGTAAGTGTGCTTAATGAAAAACGTGCTAACCCGATTATCACGCTGGAAAGTTGCGACAAACAACTGATCGGTCAGGTAGCGGCCAAGATTCGTTCATTCCGTAAACCGGAACCGTATAAAGGTAAAGGTATTAAATTTGTGGGTGAAGTTCTTCGTCGTAAAGCTGGTAAATCAGCTAAAGTTTAATCACCTGTAAAAAAGTAATGTTATGGCTTTAACTAAGGTAGAAAGAAGAATAAGAATAAAGAGAAGAATACGTAAAGTAATCTTCGGAACAGCTGAGAGACCTCGTTTGTCCGTATACCGTTCAAACACGCAAATTTCTGCTCAGTTGATTGATGATAACGCCGGGAAAACTCTGGTATCAGCATCTTCTTTATGCAAGGAGATCGCTGAAAAGAAAGGTAACAAAACAGAACAGGCTCAATTATTGGGTGCCATGCTCGCTGAAAAAGCAAAAGCAGCCGGAATTACCGCTGTTGTGTTTGACAGAAACGGGTATTTATATCACGGAAGAGTGAAAGCATTAGCGGATGCAGCTCGTAACGGTGGTCTTAATTTTTAAAAGTAGGCAAGAATGGAACAGAAGATTAATAGTGCAGACTTGGAATTGAAAGACAGATTGGTGGCTATCAACCGTGTAACGAAAGTTACCAAGGGTGGTAGAACGTTCAGTTTCTCTGCTATTGTGGTTGTAGGCGACGAAAACGGTACCGTGGGTTATGGCTTAGGTAAAGCTAACGAGGTAACTACCGCTATTGCAAAAGGCGTTGAGGCTGCGAAGAAAAATTTGATTAAAGTACCTGTATTGAAAGGAACTCTTCCTCACGAGCAAGAGGCTAAATATAGTGGTGCAACTGTATTCATGCGTCCCGCTTCTTCCGGTACCGGGTTGGTTGCGGGAGGTGCTATGCGTGCCGTGTTGGAAAGTGCAGGAGTGAAAGACGTGTTGGCAAAATCTAAAGGATCATCCAATCCTCACAACTTGGTAAAAGCAACTTTCGCTGCTTTGAAGTTATTGAGAGATCCTCGTATGATTGCACAACAGAGAGGAATTAGTCTTGACAAAGTGTTTAACGGATAAACTGGAAGTAACGATGGCAAAGATTAAAATTACATTGGTAAGAAGTAGAATTGGTAGTGATAAACGTCAAGTTGCTACTTTGAACGCACTGGGCCTCGGGAAAGTGAACAGCAGTGTTGAACACGAAACTTCACCGCAAATCATGGGAATGGTTGCTAAAGTGCAGCATCTCGTGCGCGTGGAGGAAGTAAAGTAATTGTTAAACCTATTTTAAAGAGTATACAATGGATTTAAGTAGCTTAAAACCGGCTGCCGGATCAACTCACAGAGAAAAGAGAATTGGTCGTGGTCAAGGTTCCGGAAAAGGAGGTACTTCTACAAGAGGGCACAAGGGAGCCAAATCAAGATCAGGTTATAAATCTAAGATTGGTTTTGAAGGTGGACAGATGCCTTTGCAGAGACGTGTACCGAAATTTGGCTTTAAAAATATAAACAGAGTAGAATATAAAGCTATCAATGTAGGGATGCTTCAGGCTCTGGCTGAAAGAGATAATCTTACCGTGATCGACCGGGATGTATTAGTTCAAGCCGGGTTAATGTCTAAGAACGATCTTCTTAAGGTATTAGGTGACGGAGCGTTAACTGCTAAGCTTGAGGTGAAAGCTAATGCTTTCTCCGCTAAAGCGGTAGCCGCTATCGAGGCTGTTGGCGGAACAGTAGTTAAATTGTAAGATTAAAAATTTGGGAGTTTAAAGTTGTTTTTAAAATAGAATTACTATTTTTGAAGCAACTTTAACAAAATCCCAAATCAATGCCTTAAAAGAAAGAACTTATGAAGTTATTTGATACATTAAAGAACATTTGGAAAATAGAAGAGCTCAAGACTAGGATTCTAACTACGCTTGGGCTTATTCTCGTTTACAGGTTAGGAACAGAGATCGTACTGCCGGGTATCGACCCTCATGGTTTGCAGGCTCTGAAAGATCAGACATCCAGCGGAGTGTTAGGCTTGTTGGATATGTTCTCAGGAGGTGCTTTCTCGAACGCGTCGGTATTTGCGTTAGGTATTATGCCCTACATCTCCGCATCCATCGTTGTGCAGTTATTGGGAATCGCGGTTCCTTATTTCCAGCGCTTACAGAAGGAAGGCGAGAGCGGTAGACGTAAGATTAACCAGATTACGCGGTACCTCACATTAGTTATCCTGGTATTACAAGGTTCGGCGTATCTTACAAACTTGAAAGCTCAGGTACCGGCAGAGGCTTTTGTATCTACTGGTTTTTGGCAATTCCAGCTCCCTTCCATCGTGATTATGGCTGCAGGTTCAATGTTTGTCTTGTGGTTGGGAGAGAGAATTACTGATAAGGGAATCGGTAACGGTGTGTCTATCATTATCATGATCGGTATCATCGCTCGTTTACCATTCGCTTTCATTGCAGAGTTAACTTCCAGAGTTTCTCAACAAGGAGGAGGTTTGGTAGCATTCTTGATCGAGTTGATCATATTATTCTTGGTATTCTGCGGGTCAATCCTGCTTGTACAGGGAACGCGTAAAGTGCCCGTACAGTATGCCAAGAGAATTGTGGGTAATAAACAATACGGAGGCGTTCGTCAATACATTCCGTTGAAGATCAACGCAGCCGGGGTTATGCCTATCATCTTCGCTCAGGCTATCATGTTATTGCCTATTTCTTTGATAAACTATGCAAATTCGGAATCATTATCCGGTTTTGCTGCAGCGTTTTCAAACTTCACTGGATTCTGGTATAACTTCACGTTCTTTATCATGATTGTCGCGTTTACTTATTTCTACACGGCTATCACGGTGAATCCGATGCAAATGTCTGAGGATATGAAGAAAAATGGAGGATTTATTCCGGGAGTAAAACCGGGAAGAAAAACGATGGAGTTCCTCGATACCATTATGTCTAGAATCACACTTCCTGGATCTATATTCCTGGGAATTGTTGCAATTCTTCCGGCTTTCGCCCAGATCTCGGGTGTTAACCACCAGTTTGCTCAGTTCTATGGAGGTACGTCTTTGTTGATTTTGGTTGGTGTAGTGTTGGATACATTACAACAAATCGAATCGCACTTGTTGATGCGTCACTATGACGGGTTAATGAAATCGGGACGTATTAAAGGTAAAAATCCTGGAGGACCTGCTGCATATTAAGAAATAAATTGTACTTTTGCGGCATGATTTTTTTAAAGACACAGGAGGAGATTGAGTTATTGCGGGAAAGCAACCAATTAGTAGGAAAGACTCTGGGTGAGGTGGCCAAACACATTCGCCCGGGTATTTCGACGTTAGAGTTGGATAAGATCGCTGAGGATTTTATTCGTTCGAATGGTGGCATTCCTGGATTTCTCGGGTATGGAGGGTTCCCAAATACGCTTTGTATTTCAGTGAATGACGAAGTGGTTCATGGGATTCCGTCCTCTCGTAGTTTGGAAGAAGGTGATGTCGTATCCGTTGATTGCGGGGTTGTGAAGAATGGTTTTTATGGGGATAGCGCCTATACTTTTGCTGTCGGGGAGATTAGTGATGAAGTGAAAAGGCTTTTACAAGTGACAAAAGATAGCTTGTACAAAGGGATAGAACAGGCTGTTGCGGGAATGCGGATAGGAGATATTGGTTATGCCGTGCAGTCGTATGCTGAAGCGAATGGATTCTCTGTCGTTAGAGAACTGGTTGGTCATGGCGTGGGAAAGAGCTTGCATGAAGAGCCTCAAGTCCCGAACTATGGACGAAGAGGACAAGGATGCAAATTGAAGATCGGAATGGTGATTGCTATTGAGCCCATGATTAATATGGGAGCCCGTAACGTTTTCCAGATGGCGGACGGATGGACAATAAAGACCAGAGATCATTTGCCCGCCGCACATTTCGAGCATACGTTGGCTATCAGAAAAGGTGAAGCTGATATTTTGTCAACATTTGAATATATAGAGACAGGAAATTGTAAAAATTGAATTATGGCGAAACAGCCTTCGATAGAGCAAGATGGAGTAATAACGGAAGCATTGTCAAATGCTATGTTTCGTGTTGAACTGGAAAACGGGCATATTATAACAGCCCACATTTCGGGAAAGATGCGAATGCACTATATAAAGATACTTCCGGGAGATAGAGTGAGAGTGGATATGTCCCCTTACGATCTCACGAAAGGTAGGATAACATTTAGATATAAAAATTAAATTGTTGAGCAATGAAGGTAAGAGCATCTGTTAAGAAGCGTAGTGCTGATTGCAAGATTGTAAGAAGAAAAGGCGTTTTGTACGTCATTTGCAAAAAGAACCCGAAGTTCAAACAACGTCAGGGTTGATTATTAATTTAGTAAAAAGAGTAAAAGAGATTTATGGCAAGAATCGTTGGTGTAGATTTGCCCTCAAATAAGAGAGGGGAGATAGCTCTGACCTATATCTTCGGTATAGGTAGAAGTAGTGCCAGGACCATATTAGAAAAGGCCGGCATCGATTTTGACACTAAAGTAAAGGATTGGAATGACGATCAACTAGCTGCTGTACGTAATGTCATCAATGGTGGGTACAAAGTAGAAGGAGAGTTGAGAACTTCAGTCCAAATGAACATCAAACGACTAATGGATATTGGTTGTTACAGAGGAATCAGACATCGTATCGGTCTTCCGGTAAGAGGACAAAGTACGAAGAACAATGCCCGTACGAGAAAGGGTAAAAAGAAAACTGTTGCTAACAAGAAGAAAGCAACTAAATAATTGATTAGAGATTGAATTATGGCAAAGAAGTCTACATCAAACAAGAAACGGCTAGTTAAAGTTGAAGCCGTGGGACAAGCACACGTTCATTCATCTTTTAATAACATCATTATCTCGTTGACTAATTCAAGCGGACAAGTAATCTCTTGGTCATCAGCAGGTAAGATGGGATTTAGAGGATCAAAGAAAAACACCCCTTATGCAGCCCAGACTGCAGCTACCGATTGTGGTAAAGTTGCTTTCGATTTGGGAATGAGAAAAGTTAAGGTATATGTCAAAGGACCGGGTAACGGTAGAGAATCAGCAATTCGTGCTATTCACGCTTGCGGAATCGAAGTTGCCGAGATCATTGATGTTACGCCACTTCCGCACAATGGATGTCGTCCTCCCAAACGGAGAAGAGTGTAAGTTAACATTGGGTGTAATTTTTAAAATCAAATAGAGATGGCTAGATATACAGGACCTAAGTCTAAGATAGCAAGAAAATTTGGTGAGCCCATTTTTGGACCGGATAAAGCGTTAGAACATCGTAACTACCCTCCCGGACAACACGGTATTGCTCATCGTAGAAAGAAAATCTCTGAGTACGGTACTCAGTTGAAAGAAAAACAAAAAGCAAAATATACTTACGGTTTGTTGGAAAGACAATTCCGTATCTTATTCGAGAAAGCTGAAAGTAGTAAGGGAGTAACTGGTGAGGTATTACTTCAACTGTTGGAATGTCGTTTGGATAACGTGGTTTATCGTTTAGGAATCGCTCCTACCCGTGCGGCTGCCCGTCAGTTTGTTTCTCACAGACACATCACTATTAACGGTCACGTATGTAACATTCCTTCATGTCACGTTCGTCCGGGAGATGTTGTTGCTGTAAGAGAAAAATCTAAGGCACTGGAAGTGATTAACGAATCATTGAGAGGTAATAGAAGTAGCAGATACTCTTGGTTAGAGTGGGATGCTGCAGCTATGAGTGGTAAACTACTTAATGTTCCGGAAAGAGCAGATATTCCAGAGAACATTAAAGAGCAGTTAATCGTAGAGTTGTATTCTAAGTAGTAAAATAAAAATATATATGGCAATATTAGCTTTCCAGAAACCGGACAAAGTAATCATGCTTGAATCAACGGATAGATTCGGTAAATTCGAATTTCGCCCGTTGGAGCCAGGTTACGGCATCACTATTGGTAATCCACTACGCAGAATCTTGTTGTCTTCTTTGGAAGGCTTTGCGATTACCGGTATTAAAATTCAAGGTGTAGATCATGAGTTTGCGACAATCCCTGGTGTCATCGAAGATGTAACCGAGATTATCTTGAACTTGAAACAGGTTCGGTTGAAAAGAAAAGTGGAGGACGTGGAGAATGAAAAGTTGACCGTTACCGTTTCTGGACAGGAGACGTTTACTGCCGGTGATATGAATCAATTCCTGAAAGGGTTTGAGGTTTTGAACCCGGAATTGGTAATCTGCAACATGGATACTTCCACGAGCCTAGACATGGAGTTGACCATTCAAAAAGGACGCGGTTATGTTCCTGCTTCAGAGAATATGCCTGCAGATGCCGAGATTGGTGTAATTCCTATCGATGCTATTTACACACCGATTAAAAACGTGAAATACGAGATTGAGAACTACCGTGTAGAAGGAAAAACTGACTATGAACGTTTGGTTTTCGACATCGAGACTGATGGTTCTATCAATCCCACGGATGCGTTGAAAGAGGCTGCTAAAATCTTGATCCATCACTTCATGTTGTTCTCTGATGAGAAAATTACTCTTGAAACGGAGGATAAATATGGAAACGAAGAGTTTGATGAAGAGGTATTGCATATGCGTCAGTTATTGAAGACGAAACT from Butyricimonas virosa encodes the following:
- the rpsK gene encoding 30S ribosomal protein S11 — encoded protein: MAKKSTSNKKRLVKVEAVGQAHVHSSFNNIIISLTNSSGQVISWSSAGKMGFRGSKKNTPYAAQTAATDCGKVAFDLGMRKVKVYVKGPGNGRESAIRAIHACGIEVAEIIDVTPLPHNGCRPPKRRRV
- the ykgO gene encoding type B 50S ribosomal protein L36; the encoded protein is MKVRASVKKRSADCKIVRRKGVLYVICKKNPKFKQRQG
- the rpsD gene encoding 30S ribosomal protein S4 — encoded protein: MARYTGPKSKIARKFGEPIFGPDKALEHRNYPPGQHGIAHRRKKISEYGTQLKEKQKAKYTYGLLERQFRILFEKAESSKGVTGEVLLQLLECRLDNVVYRLGIAPTRAAARQFVSHRHITINGHVCNIPSCHVRPGDVVAVREKSKALEVINESLRGNRSSRYSWLEWDAAAMSGKLLNVPERADIPENIKEQLIVELYSK
- the rplR gene encoding 50S ribosomal protein L18, which translates into the protein MALTKVERRIRIKRRIRKVIFGTAERPRLSVYRSNTQISAQLIDDNAGKTLVSASSLCKEIAEKKGNKTEQAQLLGAMLAEKAKAAGITAVVFDRNGYLYHGRVKALADAARNGGLNF
- the rpmD gene encoding 50S ribosomal protein L30; the encoded protein is MAKIKITLVRSRIGSDKRQVATLNALGLGKVNSSVEHETSPQIMGMVAKVQHLVRVEEVK
- the rpsM gene encoding 30S ribosomal protein S13; protein product: MARIVGVDLPSNKRGEIALTYIFGIGRSSARTILEKAGIDFDTKVKDWNDDQLAAVRNVINGGYKVEGELRTSVQMNIKRLMDIGCYRGIRHRIGLPVRGQSTKNNARTRKGKKKTVANKKKATK
- the map gene encoding type I methionyl aminopeptidase, whose amino-acid sequence is MIFLKTQEEIELLRESNQLVGKTLGEVAKHIRPGISTLELDKIAEDFIRSNGGIPGFLGYGGFPNTLCISVNDEVVHGIPSSRSLEEGDVVSVDCGVVKNGFYGDSAYTFAVGEISDEVKRLLQVTKDSLYKGIEQAVAGMRIGDIGYAVQSYAEANGFSVVRELVGHGVGKSLHEEPQVPNYGRRGQGCKLKIGMVIAIEPMINMGARNVFQMADGWTIKTRDHLPAAHFEHTLAIRKGEADILSTFEYIETGNCKN
- the rplF gene encoding 50S ribosomal protein L6; translated protein: MSRIGKLPIDIPQGVTVTVNPDNTVVVKGPKGELSQDVHGDMIVKVEGAHVIVERPSEDKAHKAMHGLYRALIHNMVVGVSEGYTIKQELVGVGYRANAEGQVLELGLGYSHGIFMVLPNEVKVSVLNEKRANPIITLESCDKQLIGQVAAKIRSFRKPEPYKGKGIKFVGEVLRRKAGKSAKV
- the rpsE gene encoding 30S ribosomal protein S5, which encodes MEQKINSADLELKDRLVAINRVTKVTKGGRTFSFSAIVVVGDENGTVGYGLGKANEVTTAIAKGVEAAKKNLIKVPVLKGTLPHEQEAKYSGATVFMRPASSGTGLVAGGAMRAVLESAGVKDVLAKSKGSSNPHNLVKATFAALKLLRDPRMIAQQRGISLDKVFNG
- the secY gene encoding preprotein translocase subunit SecY → MKLFDTLKNIWKIEELKTRILTTLGLILVYRLGTEIVLPGIDPHGLQALKDQTSSGVLGLLDMFSGGAFSNASVFALGIMPYISASIVVQLLGIAVPYFQRLQKEGESGRRKINQITRYLTLVILVLQGSAYLTNLKAQVPAEAFVSTGFWQFQLPSIVIMAAGSMFVLWLGERITDKGIGNGVSIIIMIGIIARLPFAFIAELTSRVSQQGGGLVAFLIELIILFLVFCGSILLVQGTRKVPVQYAKRIVGNKQYGGVRQYIPLKINAAGVMPIIFAQAIMLLPISLINYANSESLSGFAAAFSNFTGFWYNFTFFIMIVAFTYFYTAITVNPMQMSEDMKKNGGFIPGVKPGRKTMEFLDTIMSRITLPGSIFLGIVAILPAFAQISGVNHQFAQFYGGTSLLILVGVVLDTLQQIESHLLMRHYDGLMKSGRIKGKNPGGPAAY
- the infA gene encoding translation initiation factor IF-1 — its product is MAKQPSIEQDGVITEALSNAMFRVELENGHIITAHISGKMRMHYIKILPGDRVRVDMSPYDLTKGRITFRYKN
- a CDS encoding DNA-directed RNA polymerase subunit alpha, giving the protein MAILAFQKPDKVIMLESTDRFGKFEFRPLEPGYGITIGNPLRRILLSSLEGFAITGIKIQGVDHEFATIPGVIEDVTEIILNLKQVRLKRKVEDVENEKLTVTVSGQETFTAGDMNQFLKGFEVLNPELVICNMDTSTSLDMELTIQKGRGYVPASENMPADAEIGVIPIDAIYTPIKNVKYEIENYRVEGKTDYERLVFDIETDGSINPTDALKEAAKILIHHFMLFSDEKITLETEDKYGNEEFDEEVLHMRQLLKTKLVDMDLSVRALNCLKSAEVETLGELVQFNKNDLLKFRNFGKKSLTELEALLENNNLEFGMDVAKYKLDKE
- the rplO gene encoding 50S ribosomal protein L15, yielding MDLSSLKPAAGSTHREKRIGRGQGSGKGGTSTRGHKGAKSRSGYKSKIGFEGGQMPLQRRVPKFGFKNINRVEYKAINVGMLQALAERDNLTVIDRDVLVQAGLMSKNDLLKVLGDGALTAKLEVKANAFSAKAVAAIEAVGGTVVKL